The DNA sequence ATTCAAACTTCATCTGTTGGCTATTCGTTGTCCCTCACACCTCTGCACTCCTCAAACCTACTTGCACCATCCATTGATGACAAATGAATTTCAATAAAGATGCAATTTGGATTTGTTCAAAGGATACACCCTCACACCTCTAATCGGTCGCTTGGACTTGTTTCAAGTCTAAGAATTGTGTGGGTTGGCAAACTAGTGTCTAATTTGATCTTTATTCGTACCATAAGAGCTTAATAATGTTGATAAATTACAAACATGgtatgttaaaatataaatatatcaacCCTGCTTAAAAGCTTCTCATACAATTAAATACTAGTTAAATTATTTGTGGTATTAATTGAATAAGATGGAATATAATACAATTAAATActagtatattattatattcCATCTTATTCAATTAagacctttttcttcttcctcgaTAGTGACTTTTTCAATCTTATCCTGTGTTTCAGTCTAGGCTTGCTCACCATCTCCCTTAGAGAACAACATAAACCACATAAATTTCACAAGAGTAATTTGTTACATGCAATtgaatacaaatattataataagattcaaaaaggtggagagacctaagaattccaaaaaaaattgaacagtTACTGTGAGGAATATAAACttgatgtaatatatatatatatatatatatatatatatatatatatatatatatatatatatatatatatatatatatatatatatatataacttaatcATTGTTGGTCCTGAAACATTGTAGAGCATGATGTAATAAAATTCCTCTCCGTAAAATTCAACCAAAAAAGAAGAGTAGCCTGTGTTGGACACAACTCTGCACCAAGGAAAGAGTCACAAACCAAAGTCAAGTTCAGCTCGTTTTAACACAGCACTAACTCTACTGTGAAATTCTGGTTCATTTTCCTTTATATCTTCCAATGTTCGAGATTCATGCTCATCCACCTGAGTACACAAAGAATTACATTAGCTTATAACTTAAAGTTATCTAGTTAAATAGTTTGTGGCTGTTGATTACAAAAAAGTTAAAACGTAATCTATAAAGAATTATATTCAAAATCAGAGGAAAGGAATGACAATCAATCAATTACCATATCATAGTTAAATGTGCATATGCCAGAAAATACATGATTCAAGAAAATGATAAACCCTTCTGCTaccattttgtttttggtataaGAAGCTTTGACAAGTTGACACCAAATGcaattttataacaatattaTGCCACATATTGCTGAATTTGAGtagatattaataaaattcCTAAAGAGTGGGAAGTTAACATGACTAGAAGAGAAATCTTTCAATCTGGTGCAATTGAAATAATTGGAAACATATAATTGTGAAAGTGAACTGTCATTGTCACATTATTACAGGCAAAAGGCACAAGCAAAAAATTGATACTGATAAGAAAAGGAAAGTAATATTATTcggatgtttcttttttattcaccCTGTGTCAGGATATGCCCTCTAGTGGTTTTTTCTATCCAGCAATGTACACATACCCATAGACAGTTCCATACCACGAATGggattcttaaaataaaataaagctttTTCTCAATAATCAATATGATAGAGTTACTGAATTACCTCTTTgaatttcaaaagaatcaaatttgaaataGATGCCGGTTTTGTGCGGTCCcacctaaataaaaaataaatttgcagaacaattaagtgaaaatTTCAAACGGTAAGAGAAAGATATTGTTGTGTTGACACATGCTAATATAGGTAATATCAGTTTAGAAAAAATAGCACAAGAAAGTAGTCATATTACATATAAGAGCAAAAATATTacacacaaaattaaaattcaactgCCTTAGAACTGTAGTTTATAAAACGTTACCTACTCATCTAAGCACAAATAATCTATATTATGAGAAAAGTAATATTCTGAAATGTACAATTTTACAAGGAGTATGAGGAAAACAGTAAATACCTCAAGGAGGCATGCATATTTTAAACTGAAGCAACAAATATAGATGCATTGGAAGACACACATTTACAGCTCAAAGAAAGAATGCAACCAAATGAAGTAGCATGAAAATGACAAATAGCTAATCTGAAAATAAAGTCAAAAACCACCCCATACCTTACAAGCATTAATTCGTTAACTGATCGCCACATTCCTCGTCCAACATCTTTCACATGCTGCTCTCTAGCACTTCTTCCATGCCATAATTCTTTAACAATATACATCACTTCTTCAACATCTACCtataaaacagaaaaacaaaatgatacaTAAAAGAAGATtcaatctcattatttttagtttgtcAAACGCTATGAAAAGATTCATATAAAATTCAATCTGCAGTTTATATACAGAGGCCACCTTGGAGCTTCTTTAGGCAAAATCAGAATAAGACCTCTTAGATTTTAAGAATAaagtttttttgttctttttcattGCAAATACAATAAAAGTAACATTGATCAAGTATTGGACAGTATGGTATTGATGTTGATATCATATACATATCTAACACCAGtacgatatatatattttaaaataactgcTTAATTCTCACAATTGAGAAGCAAGTAAGCAGTAAGTTTTTGATGGAAAAATTACTTGAAAAGACCTTCTATGCTGAAAGTAAGTAGTTTGTGTCTCCTATAATGACTTTTTGATGATTGAAAGGGTGAAATTGATCTATACTACTTTTCTTTTGTCAAAATATTACTAGTAATTGTTAGTTAATCATTAAATCTGAAAAGAGGATTAAATTATGAGTTCACTTGATTGTATAAATTATGGGGTAATGCGCAATTTAATGAATAGAGACAGCATAACGCAACTGatcctaaatttttaaaaagaggtCAAGATATCACATTTACTAAACAATTTGtaatgaaacaaaaatcaaatgggGAAAACTTCATACCTGCACTTCCATGGATGTTCCATACAATGACTCCTCATGCTCGATAAGGCGTTGATGAAGAGTATGGTAATGATCCATGTCAAAATTGACTACAGGTTCTGTTTGAACATGCACTCCTGCTAACTCTGTCACAACAAAGGATGCCATGAATTGTCCAAATATTGCAGGGATGGTGCCTAGCACAGGGATGATACGGACCCTAAAACCTGGTACTATCTGGCAAGAGAACCAAGAAGTCATAATGTGTAGTCAGTACCACAAAATCTCATGATGATGAATGAGCAATGGTTTGACAAGAAAGAAATATTGTAGGATTaatgtttatgataattaaaCCGATATATATTTTATAGGTAAATGATACAGTTTATTACAAGGTCCCACTGAGCATCTTAGTAAAGCAAGCCTACAAAGAACCCACAGGGAGAATCCGACAATgacaagaaaaaatagaaaatatatctCTATTAGCTACACTACTGATACTGAATGATCACAAAATAGATAGTGGTACAATTGGTGGGTGATTAAACTCATGAAACCAATGAGCTCACCTGGTAATCTGAAGGGTTTTCCTCTTCTCCACTTGTACCCTTAAATGGAAGCAGCTTAGCTTTGGGTTTTTCTAAAGAAAACACAACCGGGATACCACCTTCAATGCCATAATCTTTCCTCAAACGGTGTCTTACCTGCATTGCTATGATCGCAGTATGAGTTATGTagctaatattattaataagaaattgaGAACAAACAAAATCATAGTTGAAAGATGATTCGTCGATAAGCAGAAGAAAAGACTGGAGCAAATttgcttaaatttaaaaataatgaaatttaattggCTTGAAAACAAATTAGTAGACAAAGATCAGAGTCCAAATTAAAGTGATCAAATGTAATAAAGCCTTTTTTTCACTGGcaataatttattaacaatGATCAATGCCAAAGATTGAACCTATACACaagtttttcttataaaaggaagaaaagaaaaaagaatccaGCAACATAATTTAAGTTGAACATGCGTAAAAGTGATTAACAatcatataattgaaataacaGATGAAAGTAACGGATATCCAGATAATGCATGGCAGCTATTATAGTAGATCATCAGGAAAGATGAAGCTTTAACAACATTTTGGAAAAAGTTGCCCTATAATCAGATAGTAAAAGGAAGGAGGTCCTTGCATATCATGCTTAAATCACAAAACCATTACATGAAAGTGAACACTATGTTCAACTTTTGTAACTCAAAAGTCCTGGCATTAGCCATCCACAagcataaagaattaaaatggtATTTTAACATGAAGCAtagttcctctaaaaaaaaagaaaacataaagcaTAGTTCTAGTTAATTGAAAAGACAAATGACAACATGGAAAACGAGACATCctcaaatgaaagaaataaaaccaaaagagaAACATCATCTGAAAAAGCTTTCCACTACTGTGAAATGTCAAACTACTATTGTTCAAAAAATCATGAAGAGGGGCCCAAAAATACAGtagtctttaaaaattattagtctATTTTGGTGCACACGAGTGCACCTTTATATAAGTATTTGCACTTAAGTCTGTAAATTGTAATTAGCACGTGGTGTGGAAAAGCAATACATCAGTATGCTATTGGGATAATTAGGATATTTGGATGTACATCTACAGGAGGGAGTGAGAATTAGTGTTGAAGTGCCATAccaattaatatatatggttTAAGCTCTAgagaatacaaataaaaaaaggcatGCAAAGGAACATTACAGCTCGAGATAATGGATCATTAGTTGACTCTCTTAGATCGGCAATGCGTATTCTTGTTGGATCAGCTCTGGCACCAGCCCCCGTGGCAGATAGAACCTTCAAACCCCTACGTACACATGCAGCAAGAAGTGCCACCTATTACATATGACAAGCCATGCATTGAAAGCTCAAGCTTATGACAACCAGATATTTGAATATGAAAGGAATGATTGTTAATGGTAAGGAGCATAACAGAACAGTTTTTATCAATTTTCCAAGGTCAGCCATGTCATATTGGCATGTGTACCAATATAAACTATCCAGCACACCACATTCATATATGAATCTCAAAGTTTTGCATTTTTGCAATTTAGAAGCTAAAtacttgaaagaaagaaaagtaaaagactATGAATATAAAAGAGCCATTAGTGCCTGATCAGAAAATCTCTCACAATCACAATACGGGAGTGAGGTATGTCTATGTGATATGATAGAACAGCAGCATGAACTTATAACAATATAGTCAACTAGGGAGTAATCATTAGAGGATACCTTCGTATCAATGTTATCAATACAATCCAAAACAAAGTCGGGGTGGCCTGAGAGAATTTCTTCTTCAGTGGATGAATCATATAATAGCACTTTGGCAACTATTTGGCACTCTGGAAAGATAGATGAAAAATGCTCCTCAAGGCACTGAGCTTTCGAGATGCCAACATCTGCTCTTGTTGCAACAGCATGTCGATTTAGTGATGAAAGAGAAACCTTttcatttaacaaataaataagtaCAGATATTGTATGGAAGGCGAAAGCCTATAAAAATTCTAGAGCTGGGCAAATATGACACTAGAAGATATAActactttatcttttattacttTGTTTTACCAAATGAAGCTTAATAATATTGTTAACAAGATTTTAGCTTGAGGTTCTTAAGCCATGCACTACAGTAATTAACAATAAAGGCTTGTATAGTTGTATAGAATGACATTTAATGTGATTAGAATAACTAGTAAAATACTATTCATGATAACTAAAAAGCAAAAGAACcaagtaacaattttttttccaatcaaaACATCAGTTTCTTACTTAAACTATAATAGTTGATACTTGATAAATTTGCATTTTTTATCTTCAAAGTAATATATTCCAGCACTTATATCTATTATATTTCCCAATGTAGacagttaaaattttcttacttaaactataatagttaaaattttccAAGCAAAAGGAAGCTCTGGATAATATTAAGAGATGTAACATTTTCATTTCGCAATGTAGACAGTTAAAATTTTCCTGTTTGTTGGTGATAACAAAATCTTCTATCATGGCAATTAAACATCTATCAAGGAGAGAGTCAGTCTGAGAAAAAAAACCTGGTCAAAGTCTACAAGAAGAAGCTTGCCAATCCCTGATCTCAAGAGCATAGAAGCAGCATGACTACCAACACCTCCAAGACCAATGACCACTACATATGATGCAGTCACTTTCTGCTGAGACTCAAAGCCAAAAAACTGAATGTTCCTAGTTACAGCATTAACATTCCACCCAAAAACAGTTGGATTAATAGAAATCCTAGAAAAGATATATAACAAGAAAGTGCCATCCACGTACACCCAATGTAGataagagtgaaaaaaaaatgtaataagagaaaattaaaaaggcATTTAAGCATTGCAGGAGATGTGTTGGTAGTCcaaaaaatcaaagagaagaaaacttCCCCCCAGCCAACCTAACCAACATACAAAAACCTAAATTTTTATGGTTTCTCTCCTCTCAGCTCTCTCACATCAAGCTATGAACAATGGGTCCTCAAAGCAAAAAGTCATTTCTTCTAAAATTGAATCAGAATAATAACATTTCATTGGCTATCCAAGATGGAGGGATTCGTGGGACAACATGCAAAATGTGGACATGTATTTctatgaaaggaaaaaaatcttTCATGCCATGTCCGACCTGAATTAAACATTTAACACAAACTGTAAAAGATTAGCACCAAGCATAAAGGGCACTATTTTGGTAGTTGATGCAAGAATGCTAAAATTGTCCTAGACAGATAAAAGAGCTCATAGTCTAATTGAAATAAGATTGCAGGTGCTTAGAGCATGTTTTACCATTTAACTCAACAATGTAAAACAGAATTATGGTCAGAAATAACTTCAGAGAAAatgctaaattaaattaattaacaactTGCAATACCTAGTCAGCTGTTCTGAAACAATCTCATCTTTCAGAAGATCTTCATTAACCAccctatcaattttcattctgGCAATAGTGCATCCGTCAACACCTGTATGAGACCCAAAGTCCAACACTTAGAAGGACACACAGAACAGCAGTCTTATTAATTTTGTGATGTGAAAGTAGGATTTAGGAAGATAGGAGCATTAGTCACGTATCAAGACTTGTTTATAATTGAAGACATATTGATAGTCATCTTTAACATATGTGCATGATTCTGTGCTAAAAGGGTAGGATGTGAGCTATATAAGCCTATAAGCTTATAACAGCTCTGCATTCAATCCTCTGATGACCTCATAAACTAATTATTACAAGGAATACCTGCTCTACAAGCACTAAAATTTAAGGAAATATCTTAtgcatgcaattttttttttatttggtataaTTAATACATGGAAGGGAACACATCAGAAATGTTCCCTATATCACATGTTCAGATTCAGCCAGCAATACTACACCCCTAGTAAAAAAGATTAACATTTAGAGCAAATTTGGTATTTACATTCTATCTCCCCATTTCTCCATTTCCTTCCGCTCTATTTACAAAACATGGATTAGAAATTAAGCATTGACAGGTGGTGACTACTTGCAACTTCAACTCAACATCATCAATACTGATGACTGATGAGTATGTGAGTGAATGTacaatttttataaacaaaGACTTTCATTAGACAAATGTGAAAGGGAATCATTCAGAAGCAGGAACACATAGAGTCTTAACAGAGAAATGGAGACAAATTAGTTACATCTATTCACTTCCCTAATAAATTCCATATATTTCCGGACTACTTACCATTGAAGTCAGCAGTAACATTCTTACTGCACTGCGATACACCTCTTCTGCAAAACATCACAACAAACATTCAGTACCATCCAaagtacaataaaaaaaaactcaggcccaaacaaaaaataaaaatccaccGAACAccgtataaaatgaaaatatcccTTTGCCTCAGTGACCCAAAAGTTGAATAACTTGATCCAACCAATCCATCACGCTCTGTGAGACTGAATTAACGCAAAGattcaatttttaatcaataaacatTGTTTTAGCACCATCCCTTCTTTTGGGGGGTTCCAACGAGCACAGTACTAGTTCAGTGTCATTGTATATAcataggacaaaaaaaaaattagttcagTAAGAAGTTACATACTTCTGAGATTGAAGAAGCCTAAGAAGAAAGAAGGTAGAGACAGAGCCCAAAAGAGCCCCTCCTCCCACCAATGCCAAATATTTCCCTCTctccattttctctttctttaccaaaaaaaaaaaaacacaacacatCACAATGACAACtgttttcaaatgtttttttttgggggtCATATTAACCGGGTCGGGTCGGTATTAAAATGACCCTGTTTCAATTCGGGCCCTGGTCTATTTTTTCGAGGTAAACTAGAGAGTCACAATTTGAACAACAACAcaatagtaaaaaaatcaaGGGTTTAACAATTTTTCTGGGTGTGTCGAGCCAGGGTTCATCTTAAAGTttgttccttcttttttttttcaatcgtTTTTCCCTCAggccacattcttcttcttccgaGGAAAAGGAACATGGATGCTCCGGTTAAGAAAAAGGCATTGTCTCGTCCTAGCTTGAGTCCTCAGAAGAAAGACAAGTGCATAGTTTTTCCCCTTGTGAGGTAGGTACTTTGGTGCACTTCTTTCATGCATATATCTCTTAACttcaattctcttttttttcttcttctgttcACAATTTCGGTTATGGAAGTGTTTATTTGTTTCCTTTTACTTCTCTAGTTGCAAACACGCCCGTCataatggtatttttttttttaccttttatgttctttattTGAGAATGACGCTATAGTCCTTAAACACCTTCTGCTTATGCATTGAGTTGTGCCCATTTTATGGATTTGGTTAATTTTTCTGGTAATGTGTGTGTTTGCAACTATGTTTGAGTCTGCAACAGTGTGTTACATTTGATTATAGCTACTGTTGCGCTTGTTTAGACATGCCTCAACTTAAAACTCTGCTTTCTCAAGATGTCTTTCATTTTGTCTACTATGGCCTTGTTTGGATAAGTTTCTTTGTAAGCACTCATAGGagtagaaaataagaaagtgaaATATAGTTAGCTTTTTCATAAGCTAAAATCATGTTATGCATCTTAGCTTTTGGAGAAGTTAAATTATGAGAGCTTCTATGAAGTTAAGTGCATATGTTGATTTTAGCTTACGTGAGAAGCTCCATTCATTTCTCCTTCTTATCCTCTTCTTCTATTAGTGCTTATGAGGAAGTTTACTGTTTAGTGTTTATCCAATGCCCATCTTATTTGCATAATATTATACCTGATATGATTTTGACTGTTCCTGCTGGCGTGTACTTACAGGTATAATGAATTCCGGCAGCCTGTTTGCCAGGCTTGTAATGTAGTTATGTTGGAGTCTATACGTGCACACCTAGCTTCTCCTGAGCATCACGAGGTAATGATATTTAGGATCTTGTTCGGGTTATGTTTGCGTATATAAACTCAAAACTCTTGGCTTGTGTTTAGATGGTCTTGTCATGGTATTTTTGGGGAGTGCCTTGTTGTATGGTTTTCTCCCTTGGCATTTGTTTCTTGACCTCCCTTAACCCCACCCTGCCCAAAATGAGCTTACCTTATGGAATGATTATTTTGGGCAGGTAATGGAAAAACTGAAAGCTAATGCTGCTGGATCAACTGAAGATAAGGATGCAAAGCCAGTTACTGTTACCAACAACTCTCCCAAGGCTAATCCAGAACAACCTCAAGACACAGCAAGCCAACTGCCTGAATTTTCACAAGATGTGCCAAAACAGCAGTCACCATCTGCTCTTCCACGAGATTTTTGTGATGACAGTGGTAAAATAAGGACAAGATCTGGTAAGAATTTGGTTTACCAAATGAAGATGTGTTTGTATCTTGTACATTAAATCATACTAGGTTGCAGTTGCATGTCACAGGCACTGATTGTGATGTAGATATATAATATCTAGCTTGTTCATTTACACGATTACAGgtataatttcttaatttttttcttggaaCTTCCTCTTCTTTTGTTACTTAAATGATAGGGAATACCCTTCTGTTGTGTTTTCTCGCAAGTCCTTATTCCAatttctaactcatttgttaTCTAGAAATTCCTTCCATCTTTGAATCCCTGTCTGTAAGTCCAATACTCTCTTTAAGGCATATGCTTTTATTTACTGAGGTACTTAACTGTTTTAAACAGAAACAGTACTGCTCTTTCATCGTGACCTTGGTTTCAAAGTCATGGTTTAAATACAAGAAGTTCGTAAAACCTTTTCCTAAGTTTCTTACACTACGTAATACTCCCTTTATCAAACCTGATATGTCTCCAGACCCACTAAGTGGAGCTTTAGGTGTTTACAAGAAGAATTGAATAACTTTTCCCAATTACTagctaaataatttttatggcatttttcataaaatatccAAATGCTGAAACTTTCTCCCTTTGGCACATCCAATATAATTCATGCATTTCATTTCaacattttatcatatatttttcctaagtgattttctttctagtttcaaAAGTAACCGAAATGACGGATCCTCCTAAAGAACAAGAACACCAGGAATCCATAGTTTCACCTTCCACAGATGAAGCTTTGACATCTTCGAAACGTGGAAGGTCACGAAAAACAAAGGTAACTCCCATCCAAATTCACTGCATTGTCTTTGACATCTTTGAATTACATAAAACTCACTACATTGTCTTTGACATCTTTGAATTCCATCAAACTCGCTGCATTGTCTTttgttgaatttcttcttcctcACAGCCTACCAAGTTCATAATTAACCAGAAATCCAATACCCCATCAACACCCCGAAGATCTAAAAGAATAAAGCATGTGGCAGATAAAACTGCCAACAATGTTCCCGAAGTATCTTCATCCGAGGAATTATTGAaggtaaaattaattacattactGAAGGTAAAATTACTTACATCACTACTTGTCAAGTACCTCTACTTGTTATTCACTTTAACATTCCTTTTGATCATAACAGGGACGTACAGCTGAAAATTCACAAGTAGATGGCAAAGAAGTCTCTTCAGATATCGATGCCTTAGTAAtctacaaaagaaaaagactacCTCGAAGGAGGTCTTCTGGTCAAATAGGCAAGTCCCCAAAGAAAACTGTTCCTACAGAGCCTCCAACTGCTGCAATTTCAAGCTCTACTACTGCATCACCTCCTCATCAAGATCCTCCTGCAGCTGCTCCAGCCAATGCTGATGCTTCTCATATTGAAAATACAAACACTGCTGAGCCAGTATTGAGTAAAAGCCTTGTCGAAGAGGTCGGGAAAGTGAACCCTGCTCCAGCCAATGCTCAAGAACAAATTGCTTCCAGCAAGGGTCAAGAATCTCCAGATCAAGTTGACTCAAAGGCTGATGAAGTCTCTACTGGGAACACCCCACTCGATCTAGAAGCCattaacaaaatgattgaagatGACCCTTTGAGTGCTATTGAAAATATTCTGACAGGGAAGGTTTCCATTTCTTCCAAGACTCCACAATCTATCACTCAGGCAGAACAACCAAAAGTTCAAGGCTCCCCTGCAGATGTTCTGTCTAAAGAGCTAAAAGACTTAATGCAGACCTTTAGCTTAGGTGATTTTGTTACTGACTATGAACAAATGTCAAAGGTCCTACTTATTCTTGAAGAGTTGCAGAAGAATGAGAAGTTTCTTTCTCATGAACAGCAAACATTCATAAAGGCCTTCAGACTCTTCTTCAACAATGCTGTTACTCACCGCAAAGAATGTGATATGGCTAGAATAAAGAAAGTCGACTTGAACCGAGCTAAAGAAGATATCCTTCGCAAACTGCAAGAAGTTAAACATACACAGGAACAAATCACAATGTCCATTTCAAATGCCGACAACAGGGTCAATGAAATATCTTCTTGTATTGAACAACTTGAAGAACAGTTATACAAACTGAAGGAAGAGAGGGAGACCTTTCAGTTGGCTATTAAGGAACGGGAGAAACAAAGGGAGACATTGAAGAATGATAGCATCTTATGGGCTCATCAGACTAAGGACCTGGTTTTTGATCTTGCAGAGATTGAGGCCAAAGAAAAAATCCTTGGACAGCAACTTGAAGCCGACAATGATGCATATGACCAATTTAAAGCgtcctttcctttttaatttccatttgAACAATTGATAGTTGTAATTACACTGTTATGTTCAATTCA is a window from the Glycine max cultivar Williams 82 chromosome 2, Glycine_max_v4.0, whole genome shotgun sequence genome containing:
- the LOC100798982 gene encoding tRNA threonylcarbamoyladenosine dehydratase isoform X2; the protein is MFVVMFCRRGVSQCSKNVTADFNGVDGCTIARMKIDRVVNEDLLKDEIVSEQLTRNIQFFGFESQQKVTASYVVVIGLGGVGSHAASMLLRSGIGKLLLVDFDQVSLSSLNRHAVATRADVGISKAQCLEEHFSSIFPECQIVAKVLLYDSSTEEEILSGHPDFVLDCIDNIDTKVALLAACVRRGLKVLSATGAGARADPTRIRIADLRESTNDPLSRAVRHRLRKDYGIEGGIPVVFSLEKPKAKLLPFKGTSGEEENPSDYQIVPGFRVRIIPVLGTIPAIFGQFMASFVVTELAGVHVQTEPVVNFDMDHYHTLHQRLIEHEESLYGTSMEVQVDVEEVMYIVKELWHGRSAREQHVKDVGRGMWRSVNELMLVRWDRTKPASISNLILLKFKEVDEHESRTLEDIKENEPEFHSRVSAVLKRAELDFGL
- the LOC100798982 gene encoding tRNA threonylcarbamoyladenosine dehydratase isoform X1; protein product: MERGKYLALVGGGALLGSVSTFFLLRLLQSQKRGVSQCSKNVTADFNGVDGCTIARMKIDRVVNEDLLKDEIVSEQLTRNIQFFGFESQQKVTASYVVVIGLGGVGSHAASMLLRSGIGKLLLVDFDQVSLSSLNRHAVATRADVGISKAQCLEEHFSSIFPECQIVAKVLLYDSSTEEEILSGHPDFVLDCIDNIDTKVALLAACVRRGLKVLSATGAGARADPTRIRIADLRESTNDPLSRAVRHRLRKDYGIEGGIPVVFSLEKPKAKLLPFKGTSGEEENPSDYQIVPGFRVRIIPVLGTIPAIFGQFMASFVVTELAGVHVQTEPVVNFDMDHYHTLHQRLIEHEESLYGTSMEVQVDVEEVMYIVKELWHGRSAREQHVKDVGRGMWRSVNELMLVRWDRTKPASISNLILLKFKEVDEHESRTLEDIKENEPEFHSRVSAVLKRAELDFGL
- the LOC100527920 gene encoding nucleolar protein dao-5 isoform X1, translated to MDAPVKKKALSRPSLSPQKKDKCIVFPLVRYNEFRQPVCQACNVVMLESIRAHLASPEHHEVMEKLKANAAGSTEDKDAKPVTVTNNSPKANPEQPQDTASQLPEFSQDVPKQQSPSALPRDFCDDSGKIRTRSVSKVTEMTDPPKEQEHQESIVSPSTDEALTSSKRGRSRKTKPTKFIINQKSNTPSTPRRSKRIKHVADKTANNVPEVSSSEELLKVKLITLLKGRTAENSQVDGKEVSSDIDALVIYKRKRLPRRRSSGQIGKSPKKTVPTEPPTAAISSSTTASPPHQDPPAAAPANADASHIENTNTAEPVLSKSLVEEVGKVNPAPANAQEQIASSKGQESPDQVDSKADEVSTGNTPLDLEAINKMIEDDPLSAIENILTGKVSISSKTPQSITQAEQPKVQGSPADVLSKELKDLMQTFSLGDFVTDYEQMSKVLLILEELQKNEKFLSHEQQTFIKAFRLFFNNAVTHRKECDMARIKKVDLNRAKEDILRKLQEVKHTQEQITMSISNADNRVNEISSCIEQLEEQLYKLKEERETFQLAIKEREKQRETLKNDSILWAHQTKDLVFDLAEIEAKEKILGQQLEADNDAYDQFKASFPF
- the LOC100527920 gene encoding nucleolar protein dao-5 isoform X2, with product MDAPVKKKALSRPSLSPQKKDKCIVFPLVRYNEFRQPVCQACNVVMLESIRAHLASPEHHEVMEKLKANAAGSTEDKDAKPVTVTNNSPKANPEQPQDTASQLPEFSQDVPKQQSPSALPRDFCDDSGKIRTRSVSKVTEMTDPPKEQEHQESIVSPSTDEALTSSKRGRSRKTKPTKFIINQKSNTPSTPRRSKRIKHVADKTANNVPEVSSSEELLKGRTAENSQVDGKEVSSDIDALVIYKRKRLPRRRSSGQIGKSPKKTVPTEPPTAAISSSTTASPPHQDPPAAAPANADASHIENTNTAEPVLSKSLVEEVGKVNPAPANAQEQIASSKGQESPDQVDSKADEVSTGNTPLDLEAINKMIEDDPLSAIENILTGKVSISSKTPQSITQAEQPKVQGSPADVLSKELKDLMQTFSLGDFVTDYEQMSKVLLILEELQKNEKFLSHEQQTFIKAFRLFFNNAVTHRKECDMARIKKVDLNRAKEDILRKLQEVKHTQEQITMSISNADNRVNEISSCIEQLEEQLYKLKEERETFQLAIKEREKQRETLKNDSILWAHQTKDLVFDLAEIEAKEKILGQQLEADNDAYDQFKASFPF